Proteins encoded in a region of the Nonomuraea helvata genome:
- a CDS encoding tetratricopeptide repeat protein, with amino-acid sequence MASEQLDAAMSYWKTGDLDAAAALFRQIAATGDPEASHLLAGLLQEQGDLDGAEAAHRSVIQSGDPVFGQRSAIAMGMMLVVAKEWAAAHRVLTIASDGADFEVAALADTALVLVLTQLGDVEGAQAALERARRCDSAAVAELADRLELPEFHQDPASARDLYEEAEDEDDYRALLTCGDPDVVSLSAFRLYQIYAEEEDFEQARQVCEHAIAVGHSDHLAMAHKLLAAVLVDLGEYAESAAAYRVAAEDPRPDIRLPSLIELAKVTASLGDEEETKAIFRRVIASGHREYVVQAQACLAQMHTEAGEPPEALAALRAVLEAGESEWGPICVTLLGMLLDQHPEAYEEAMELARFAFGHDDPDTAFKAGLLLEHAARQQPLADPVEEQALQDTDEGLARLQAGELAEARRLLRKAADSGAPTHSLRAMVTLAQLEIGAGDREQADELLAYVAEEDDTLQGFSTALLLHLLRESGERPHPVLQAILDHQRLGREEGLSRYHATTEHPDPAVAAIGTAVFAQVLASIGYDLSEAAKLFHTAADAGDPLALSYTAVICKEVLSDEDEAVALLRRARAEGHPVLAPWVGYALGGLVEEHDLAEARAAYTTALESGNRGLRNEAAGALLTVYERQGDLLAVCRMHERRVEEETSENDRARSAWLLGLNRVRLDDLAAARAAFERAAGEPEAMGRFARSLLDRDFEDAAAAFEEIGDEGSAFLASMLAMESGHAWQRRGEIAAADGALSLVLAAGHPGYRQEAGCYLGALRNEAGDKHGALEAWEQVADGDNERLAAMTQWDIGRVRQQLGRLDEAAAAYRAALEQLDGRRREDATVRLAEVLVARGAAEEAGELLAGEFGEAGRLQLVCVLRDHGDLTGALSLLTRGSEDAWEAQLLGELLARTGDVAGAREAFERAVAADPASASGTLVTAARLLAEAGDDEYARSAHERVVALDDDEWLTAVARVRLGTASAKERGWVLADDGDREGAVAALTEFAGSELMAQVLLALNDDDARAVRRLVAAVDPEARREPLAETLERARGLDDHRAAAALCRVVIELGEPGLAAEAALDLGVIHAQRDDHCQAELATLPATGHPETAASAWRNIAIVRHRRGDPDGAIEAARAAMPATAVVLADLLDTQGDSAGVREALTAGATAGDLESLRHLLARLLVEQDHDAVAEAAERAVGSGDPETVSMGYWAWGDAYKARGDLENAALMFGRGVDTGFPETEPGIRVDLAKVMRELGDAAGAEREVRLAIDSGVPDAVERAGIQLGIWLHEEGDQLGAARAFAAAAGAGSEVATDNLRVLAHQAAGRGEHALAVQVLQLMGDEAGGVARELAGRCEDPAAVRAYHELTGRGPFTEVDIADRLAALGETAEARAIYERLSGHDEPDVRFVAGGRLLELLDDEGDDDAFFDVAQRAAADADSPVRGVFGSLLGMLQDNRGDTEASLDTLREAAADGEPIALSTLAQTLVKVGMVDEGREAYLRVLDAGDADLAARAMIALGQTYHESDEETAREWYLKGVQEGEGHISALAAMYLGALAKRNRDFPEALTWYQRVIDAGDEESGLAAAHLGELCYWLGDRDGALRYYELTLGLTEQADLVAEAACRLGEIRYERGDLELARQLLTTAVSTGDPSFATSAESLLAKLG; translated from the coding sequence ATGGCGTCAGAACAGCTCGACGCGGCCATGAGCTACTGGAAAACGGGAGATCTCGATGCGGCCGCCGCGCTGTTCAGGCAGATCGCGGCCACGGGGGATCCGGAAGCGTCTCACCTGCTGGCCGGGCTGCTGCAGGAGCAGGGGGACCTGGACGGCGCCGAGGCGGCGCACAGATCGGTGATCCAGTCGGGCGACCCGGTGTTCGGGCAGCGCTCGGCCATCGCCATGGGGATGATGCTGGTCGTGGCCAAGGAGTGGGCCGCGGCGCACCGGGTGCTGACGATCGCGTCGGACGGCGCCGACTTCGAGGTGGCCGCGCTCGCGGACACGGCGCTGGTGCTGGTGCTCACGCAGCTGGGCGACGTGGAGGGCGCGCAGGCGGCGCTGGAGCGGGCGCGCAGGTGCGACAGCGCCGCCGTGGCCGAGCTGGCCGACCGGCTGGAGCTGCCCGAGTTCCACCAGGATCCGGCCTCGGCCCGCGACCTCTACGAGGAGGCGGAGGACGAGGACGACTACCGGGCGCTGCTGACGTGCGGCGACCCGGACGTGGTGTCGCTGTCGGCGTTCCGGCTGTACCAGATCTACGCGGAGGAGGAGGATTTCGAGCAGGCCAGGCAGGTGTGCGAGCACGCCATCGCCGTCGGGCACTCCGACCACCTGGCCATGGCGCACAAGCTGCTCGCCGCGGTGCTGGTGGACCTCGGCGAGTACGCCGAGTCCGCGGCCGCCTACCGCGTGGCCGCCGAGGACCCCAGGCCGGACATCCGGCTGCCGTCGCTGATCGAGCTGGCCAAGGTGACCGCGTCGCTCGGCGACGAGGAGGAGACGAAGGCCATCTTCCGCCGGGTGATCGCCAGCGGTCACCGCGAGTACGTCGTGCAGGCCCAGGCGTGCCTGGCCCAGATGCACACCGAGGCGGGAGAGCCGCCCGAGGCGCTGGCCGCGTTGCGTGCCGTGCTGGAGGCGGGGGAGAGCGAGTGGGGCCCGATCTGCGTCACGCTGCTCGGAATGCTGCTGGACCAGCATCCGGAGGCCTACGAGGAGGCCATGGAGCTGGCGCGGTTCGCGTTCGGGCACGATGATCCCGACACCGCCTTCAAGGCGGGGCTCCTGCTGGAGCACGCCGCCAGGCAGCAGCCGCTGGCCGACCCCGTCGAGGAGCAGGCGCTCCAGGACACCGACGAGGGGCTGGCCCGCCTGCAGGCCGGCGAGCTGGCCGAGGCCAGGCGGCTGCTGCGCAAGGCCGCCGACTCCGGCGCGCCGACGCATTCGCTCAGGGCCATGGTGACGCTGGCCCAGCTGGAGATCGGCGCGGGCGACCGGGAGCAGGCCGACGAACTGCTGGCGTACGTGGCCGAAGAGGACGACACGCTCCAGGGCTTCAGCACGGCCTTGCTGCTGCACCTGTTGCGCGAGTCAGGCGAGCGGCCGCATCCCGTGCTGCAGGCGATCCTCGACCACCAGCGGCTGGGCCGGGAGGAGGGGCTGTCCCGCTATCACGCGACCACGGAGCACCCGGACCCGGCCGTCGCCGCGATCGGCACCGCCGTGTTCGCGCAGGTGCTGGCCTCGATCGGGTACGACCTGTCGGAGGCGGCCAAGCTGTTCCACACGGCGGCCGACGCCGGGGACCCGCTGGCGCTGTCGTACACGGCCGTGATCTGCAAAGAGGTGCTGTCCGACGAGGACGAGGCGGTCGCGCTGCTGCGCCGGGCCAGGGCGGAGGGCCATCCGGTGCTGGCACCGTGGGTGGGGTACGCGCTGGGCGGGCTCGTCGAGGAGCACGACCTGGCCGAGGCGCGGGCCGCGTACACGACGGCCTTGGAGAGCGGCAACCGCGGGCTGCGGAACGAGGCGGCCGGCGCGCTGCTGACGGTGTACGAGCGGCAGGGCGACCTGCTGGCCGTCTGCCGGATGCATGAGAGGCGCGTCGAGGAGGAGACCTCCGAGAACGACCGCGCGCGCAGCGCCTGGCTGCTCGGGCTGAACCGGGTCAGGCTCGACGACCTCGCCGCCGCGCGGGCGGCCTTCGAGCGGGCCGCGGGGGAGCCCGAGGCGATGGGGCGCTTCGCCCGTTCCCTGCTCGACCGCGACTTCGAGGACGCGGCGGCGGCGTTCGAGGAGATCGGCGACGAGGGCAGTGCCTTCCTGGCGAGCATGCTCGCCATGGAGAGCGGGCACGCCTGGCAGCGGCGGGGCGAGATCGCCGCCGCGGACGGGGCGCTCTCGCTGGTGCTCGCCGCCGGGCACCCCGGGTACCGGCAGGAGGCGGGGTGCTACCTCGGGGCGCTGCGTAACGAGGCGGGCGACAAGCACGGGGCGCTGGAGGCGTGGGAACAGGTCGCGGACGGCGACAACGAGCGCCTGGCCGCCATGACGCAGTGGGACATCGGGCGGGTGCGGCAGCAGCTCGGCCGGCTGGACGAGGCGGCCGCGGCCTACCGGGCGGCGCTCGAACAGCTCGACGGCAGGCGCAGGGAGGACGCGACCGTGCGGCTCGCCGAGGTGCTCGTGGCGCGCGGGGCGGCCGAGGAGGCGGGGGAGCTGCTGGCCGGGGAGTTCGGCGAGGCAGGGCGGCTCCAGCTCGTCTGCGTGCTGCGTGACCACGGCGACCTGACGGGCGCGCTCTCCCTCCTGACTCGGGGATCCGAGGACGCGTGGGAGGCGCAGCTGCTCGGCGAGCTGCTCGCCAGGACCGGCGACGTGGCGGGGGCGCGCGAGGCGTTCGAACGGGCCGTGGCCGCCGACCCGGCGTCCGCGTCCGGCACGCTGGTCACGGCGGCCAGGCTGCTGGCGGAGGCGGGGGACGACGAGTACGCCCGCTCCGCTCACGAGCGGGTCGTCGCCCTGGACGACGACGAGTGGCTCACGGCCGTCGCCCGGGTCCGGCTCGGGACGGCCTCGGCCAAGGAGCGCGGATGGGTGCTGGCCGACGACGGGGACCGGGAGGGCGCGGTCGCGGCGCTGACCGAGTTCGCCGGGTCGGAGCTGATGGCGCAGGTGCTGCTCGCGCTCAACGACGACGACGCCCGCGCCGTACGCCGCCTTGTGGCCGCCGTGGACCCGGAGGCCCGGCGGGAGCCCCTCGCCGAGACCCTTGAGCGGGCCCGCGGGCTGGACGACCACCGCGCGGCCGCGGCGCTCTGCCGGGTGGTCATCGAGCTGGGCGAGCCCGGCCTGGCCGCGGAGGCGGCGCTGGACCTCGGCGTGATCCACGCGCAGCGCGACGACCACTGCCAGGCCGAGCTGGCCACCCTCCCCGCCACCGGACACCCGGAGACGGCCGCGAGCGCCTGGCGCAACATCGCCATCGTCCGCCACCGCCGCGGCGACCCCGACGGGGCGATCGAGGCGGCGCGTGCCGCGATGCCCGCCACCGCCGTCGTGCTGGCGGACCTGCTCGACACGCAGGGCGACAGCGCGGGCGTACGCGAGGCCTTGACTGCCGGGGCGACGGCCGGCGACCTCGAGAGCCTGCGCCACCTGCTCGCCCGCCTGCTCGTCGAGCAGGACCACGACGCCGTGGCGGAGGCGGCCGAGCGGGCCGTCGGGAGCGGCGACCCCGAGACCGTGTCCATGGGCTACTGGGCGTGGGGTGACGCGTACAAGGCCCGGGGCGACCTGGAGAACGCCGCCCTCATGTTCGGGCGGGGCGTGGACACCGGCTTCCCCGAGACCGAGCCGGGCATCCGGGTGGACCTGGCCAAGGTCATGCGCGAGCTGGGCGACGCGGCCGGGGCCGAGCGCGAGGTGCGGCTGGCCATCGACTCCGGCGTGCCGGACGCCGTGGAGAGGGCCGGAATCCAGCTCGGCATCTGGCTGCACGAGGAGGGCGACCAGCTCGGCGCGGCGCGGGCGTTCGCCGCCGCCGCGGGCGCCGGATCCGAGGTCGCGACGGACAACCTCCGCGTGCTCGCCCACCAGGCCGCCGGCCGGGGCGAGCACGCCCTGGCCGTGCAGGTGCTCCAGCTGATGGGCGACGAGGCCGGCGGCGTGGCACGCGAGCTGGCCGGGCGGTGCGAGGACCCGGCGGCTGTGCGGGCGTACCACGAGCTGACGGGGCGGGGGCCGTTCACCGAGGTGGACATCGCCGACCGGCTGGCCGCACTGGGCGAGACGGCCGAGGCGCGGGCGATCTACGAGCGGCTCAGCGGGCACGACGAGCCGGACGTACGGTTCGTGGCCGGCGGCAGGCTGCTGGAGCTGCTCGACGACGAGGGGGACGATGACGCGTTCTTCGATGTGGCGCAGCGGGCGGCGGCCGACGCCGACAGCCCCGTCCGGGGGGTGTTCGGGAGCCTGCTCGGCATGCTGCAGGACAACCGCGGCGACACGGAGGCGTCCCTCGACACGCTCCGGGAGGCGGCCGCCGACGGTGAGCCCATCGCGCTGTCCACGCTGGCGCAGACGCTGGTCAAGGTCGGGATGGTGGACGAGGGGCGGGAGGCGTACCTGCGGGTGCTCGACGCGGGCGACGCCGACCTCGCCGCCCGGGCCATGATCGCGCTCGGGCAGACGTACCACGAGTCGGACGAGGAGACGGCCCGGGAGTGGTACCTGAAGGGCGTCCAGGAGGGCGAGGGGCACATCAGCGCGCTCGCCGCGATGTACCTGGGCGCGCTGGCCAAGCGGAACCGCGACTTCCCTGAGGCGCTCACCTGGTACCAGCGGGTCATCGACGCGGGGGACGAGGAGTCGGGGCTGGCCGCGGCGCACCTCGGCGAGCTGTGCTACTGGCTCGGCGACCGCGACGGGGCCCTGCGGTACTACGAGCTGACGCTGGGGCTGACCGAGCAGGCCGACCTGGTGGCCGAGGCCGCCTGCCGGCTGGGCGAGATCCGGTACGAGCGGGGCGATCTGGAGCTGGCCCGGCAGCTGCTGACGACCGCCGTCTCCACGGGCGACCCGTCGTTCGCGACATCGGCGGAGTCGCTGCTGGCCAAGCTCGGCTGA
- a CDS encoding response regulator transcription factor, producing MLRVMIVDDHPVVREGLRGMLQAEPDIEVVGEAGSADEAVAVVPRLRPDVILMDLRMPGGDGIGAIGRLGPAQRVVVLTTYEDDGEILRAVSAGAAGYLLKDVSRADLARAVRAAARGERVLSPSVAARLADRRAAPGVPVLSAREREVLELVAEGLTNAEIGRRLYIGEATVKTYLLRVFGKLGVSDRTSAVLAALDLGLVRRRG from the coding sequence GTGCTCAGGGTGATGATCGTGGACGACCACCCCGTCGTGCGCGAGGGGCTGCGGGGGATGCTCCAGGCCGAGCCGGACATCGAGGTCGTCGGCGAGGCAGGGTCGGCGGACGAGGCCGTGGCGGTCGTGCCCCGGTTACGGCCCGACGTGATCCTCATGGACCTGCGCATGCCGGGCGGCGACGGGATCGGCGCCATCGGGCGGCTCGGGCCCGCTCAGCGGGTGGTCGTGCTGACGACGTACGAGGACGACGGCGAGATCCTGCGGGCGGTGTCGGCCGGGGCGGCCGGATACCTGCTCAAGGACGTGTCACGGGCCGACCTTGCGCGCGCCGTGCGGGCGGCGGCCCGCGGCGAGAGGGTGCTCTCACCCTCGGTCGCCGCGCGGCTGGCCGACCGGCGGGCCGCGCCCGGGGTGCCCGTGCTGTCGGCCCGCGAGCGGGAGGTCCTGGAGCTGGTGGCGGAGGGGCTCACGAACGCGGAGATCGGCAGGCGGCTGTACATCGGGGAGGCCACGGTCAAGACGTACCTGCTGCGGGTCTTCGGCAAGCTGGGCGTCTCCGACCGCACCTCGGCCGTGCTGGCCGCCCTGGATCTGGGCCTGGTACGGCGCCGTGGCTGA
- a CDS encoding DUF6766 family protein: MRWLKENSLTLAFMIMFFLALGGQALSGMLEYNDRQLAEGAEAVSFLQYVTSSSFAVDVSENWQSEYLQFFLFIMLTVWLVQKGSPESKEPDEAGAESDEQQRVGPYAGPDSPLWAKVGGLRLWLFSNSLGLVMGAVFVLSWLAQSVAGQAAYNSERLGDLRDPVSWWSYVTSPEFWNRTLQNWQSELLAVLSMVALAIYLRQRGSPESKPVGAPHSATGVEG, translated from the coding sequence GTGAGATGGCTGAAGGAGAACTCTCTGACCCTCGCCTTCATGATCATGTTCTTCCTGGCGCTGGGCGGTCAGGCGCTGTCCGGGATGCTGGAATACAACGACCGACAGCTGGCTGAGGGCGCCGAGGCGGTCTCGTTCCTGCAGTACGTGACGTCGTCCTCGTTCGCGGTGGACGTGTCGGAGAACTGGCAGTCGGAGTATCTGCAGTTCTTCCTGTTCATCATGCTGACCGTCTGGCTCGTGCAGAAGGGGTCGCCCGAGTCCAAGGAGCCGGACGAGGCGGGGGCGGAGTCCGACGAGCAGCAGCGGGTCGGGCCGTACGCCGGCCCCGATTCCCCTCTGTGGGCCAAGGTCGGCGGGCTGAGGCTCTGGCTGTTCAGCAACTCGCTCGGGCTGGTGATGGGGGCCGTCTTCGTGCTGTCGTGGCTGGCCCAGTCGGTGGCGGGGCAGGCGGCGTACAACTCGGAGCGGCTCGGCGACCTGCGCGATCCGGTGTCCTGGTGGTCGTACGTGACCTCGCCCGAGTTCTGGAACCGGACCCTGCAGAACTGGCAGTCGGAGCTGCTGGCCGTGCTGTCTATGGTGGCACTGGCGATCTATCTGCGGCAGCGGGGGTCACCCGAGTCGAAGCCGGTCGGGGCGCCTCACTCGGCCACGGGGGTGGAGGGCTGA
- a CDS encoding 1-aminocyclopropane-1-carboxylate deaminase/D-cysteine desulfhydrase — MEELLDPGLGQVRVFLVRDDNKPRKLKYNLGHSRLLTFGGAYSNHIRAVAEAGRRHGIETIGVIRGEEHLPLNPALAHARTCGMTLTYMDRATYRLKHTEPVLAGLRARWGDDVAILPEGGSNAAAVRGCAELPGEISEEYDVICCPVGTGGTLAGISAGLPEGKRAIGFAVLKGAGFLAGEVARLQHEAYGRTWSNWELSLDYHFGGYAKSTPALDGFIAKYRVEGVYVAKMLYGILDLARQGAFPEGARVVAVVTGQPSTPVAE; from the coding sequence ATGGAGGAGCTCCTGGATCCAGGGCTCGGGCAGGTCCGGGTGTTTCTGGTGCGCGACGACAACAAGCCGCGCAAGCTCAAGTACAACCTGGGCCATTCCCGGCTGCTGACCTTCGGTGGCGCGTACTCCAACCACATCAGGGCCGTGGCCGAGGCGGGGCGGCGGCACGGGATCGAGACCATCGGGGTCATCCGGGGTGAGGAGCACCTGCCGCTCAACCCGGCGCTCGCCCACGCGAGGACGTGCGGGATGACCCTGACCTATATGGACAGGGCCACCTACCGGCTCAAGCACACCGAGCCCGTGCTGGCCGGGCTGCGGGCGCGGTGGGGGGACGACGTGGCGATCCTGCCCGAGGGCGGGAGCAACGCGGCGGCCGTGCGCGGGTGCGCCGAGCTGCCGGGGGAGATCAGCGAGGAGTACGACGTCATCTGCTGCCCGGTCGGCACCGGCGGGACGCTGGCCGGGATCTCGGCCGGGCTGCCGGAGGGCAAGCGGGCGATCGGGTTCGCGGTGCTGAAGGGGGCGGGGTTCCTGGCCGGTGAGGTGGCCAGGCTCCAGCACGAGGCGTACGGGCGCACGTGGTCGAACTGGGAGCTCAGCCTGGACTACCACTTCGGCGGCTACGCCAAGTCGACGCCCGCTTTGGACGGCTTTATCGCGAAATATCGTGTGGAAGGGGTCTATGTGGCCAAGATGCTCTACGGGATCCTGGACCTCGCACGGCAGGGCGCCTTCCCTGAAGGCGCCCGCGTCGTCGCCGTGGTCACCGGTCAGCCCTCCACCCCCGTGGCCGAGTGA
- a CDS encoding nitric oxide synthase oxygenase has product MRTWITNLRPFDALAVQAVLERTTDLREAERFIRLFHAENPKAGGLNARLRDVARDVGRHGTYTHTYEELEFGARVAWRNSNRCIGRLYWRSLKVRDRRQVTTAEGVALECVAHLREATGNGKIRPTVTVLPPDTPARRGPRILNDQLIRYAGYRGRDGSVVGDPRNVELTETAKALGWRGRSGRFDVLPLIIQPGLGDPLLCNLPGDAVLEVPLVHPEYPWFEELGLRWHAVPAISDMCLEIGGICYPCAPFNGWYMGTEIGARNLADTDRYDQLQVVADRLGLDTSTERTLWRDHALVELNVAVLYSFEQAGVTMTDHHTESRRFLTHLSREEQAGRVCPADWSWIVPPLSGGVTPVFHRYYDTRVLVPAFVHHR; this is encoded by the coding sequence GTGCGTACCTGGATCACGAACCTGCGTCCTTTCGATGCCCTCGCCGTACAGGCGGTGCTCGAGCGAACCACCGACCTCCGCGAGGCAGAGCGTTTCATCAGGCTCTTCCACGCCGAGAACCCCAAAGCCGGAGGCCTGAACGCCCGCCTGCGCGACGTCGCCAGGGATGTGGGCCGCCACGGAACCTACACGCACACGTACGAGGAGCTGGAGTTCGGCGCCCGGGTGGCCTGGCGCAACAGCAACCGGTGCATCGGGCGGCTCTACTGGCGCTCGTTGAAGGTACGTGACCGCCGGCAGGTGACCACGGCCGAGGGGGTGGCCCTCGAGTGCGTCGCCCACCTGCGCGAGGCCACCGGGAACGGCAAGATCAGGCCCACCGTCACCGTCCTGCCCCCCGACACGCCCGCCCGCCGAGGGCCGCGGATACTGAACGACCAGCTCATCCGGTACGCGGGCTACCGCGGCCGCGACGGGAGTGTCGTCGGCGACCCGCGCAACGTGGAGCTCACAGAAACGGCCAAGGCGCTGGGGTGGCGCGGCAGGTCGGGCCGGTTCGACGTGCTGCCGCTGATCATCCAGCCGGGCCTGGGCGATCCGCTCCTGTGCAACCTGCCGGGGGACGCGGTGCTGGAGGTGCCGCTGGTTCACCCCGAATATCCGTGGTTCGAGGAGCTCGGCCTGCGCTGGCACGCCGTACCGGCTATTTCGGATATGTGCTTGGAGATCGGCGGCATCTGCTACCCGTGCGCGCCCTTCAACGGCTGGTACATGGGCACCGAGATCGGCGCCCGCAACCTCGCCGACACCGACAGGTACGACCAGCTCCAGGTGGTCGCCGACCGGCTGGGCCTGGACACCTCCACCGAGCGGACGCTGTGGCGCGACCACGCGCTGGTGGAGCTGAACGTGGCGGTGCTGTACTCGTTCGAGCAGGCGGGGGTCACGATGACCGACCACCACACCGAGTCACGGCGCTTCCTCACCCACCTGTCACGCGAGGAGCAGGCCGGGCGCGTCTGCCCCGCCGACTGGTCGTGGATCGTGCCGCCGCTGTCGGGCGGCGTCACCCCCGTCTTCCACCGCTACTACGACACCCGCGTCCTCGTCCCCGCCTTCGTCCACCACCGTTGA
- a CDS encoding helix-turn-helix domain-containing protein has product MARGRPPQDPARQLERAHRILDAAAELVLRQGYDRTTIDDVSKRAGVAKGTIYLHWKTRDDLFAALLRRERVRMLADVRGRAPATLSELYGEFARALLGRPLLSAFMRGDSEVLGKFARQKQQAGRPPEMGGPLDAYVAELVKRGAVRAEVGDHILVANAVLYGFLFVPDGRPDEPRPSDDRIADMIADTIERTMSTGRPLSGDDASAVARATLDFLDAAEEVAQRKLAASMGGSTGSRSV; this is encoded by the coding sequence ATGGCCAGAGGACGGCCGCCACAGGATCCGGCGCGACAGCTGGAGCGGGCGCACCGCATCCTCGACGCCGCCGCCGAACTGGTCCTGCGCCAGGGCTACGACAGGACCACGATCGACGACGTGTCCAAGCGGGCAGGTGTCGCCAAGGGCACCATCTACCTGCACTGGAAGACGCGCGACGACCTGTTCGCCGCGTTGCTCCGCCGCGAGCGGGTGCGCATGCTGGCCGACGTCCGCGGCCGCGCCCCTGCCACGCTGAGCGAGCTGTACGGCGAGTTCGCCCGCGCCCTGCTCGGCCGGCCGCTGCTCAGCGCGTTCATGCGGGGCGACTCCGAGGTGCTCGGCAAGTTCGCCCGCCAGAAGCAGCAGGCCGGCAGGCCGCCGGAGATGGGCGGCCCCCTGGACGCGTACGTGGCGGAGCTGGTCAAGCGGGGCGCGGTGCGCGCGGAGGTGGGGGACCACATCCTGGTGGCCAACGCCGTCCTGTACGGGTTCCTGTTCGTGCCGGACGGGCGGCCCGACGAGCCCAGGCCGTCCGACGACCGGATCGCGGACATGATCGCGGACACCATCGAGCGGACCATGAGCACGGGCCGCCCCCTGTCCGGCGACGACGCGAGCGCCGTCGCCCGGGCCACCCTCGACTTCCTCGACGCCGCGGAGGAGGTCGCCCAGCGGAAGCTGGCGGCCTCCATGGGCGGTTCCACAGGTTCAAGGAG
- a CDS encoding enoyl-CoA hydratase-related protein, giving the protein MAELVLSSLDQGVLTLTFNRPDTLNAWTVAMGRRYFDLLAEAEKDPEVRAVVVTGAGKGFCSGADFKALSAIRSGSYDEEPDPRPNTFPATIGKPIIAAVNGACAGLGMVHALVCDLVFTAAEAKWTTAFPRRGLIAEYGLSWVLPRIMGQQRAMDILLSGRVFTGAEAYELGLVNRVVPGESVVPEAQAYARELAAYSSPASMAVIKRQVWHDWDTTLEASSAAAVQEMVASFGRPDFAEGVASFLERRPPNFPPL; this is encoded by the coding sequence ATGGCAGAACTCGTGCTCTCATCCCTCGACCAGGGCGTGCTCACGCTCACCTTCAACCGTCCCGACACACTGAACGCGTGGACGGTCGCCATGGGGCGGCGCTACTTCGACCTGCTGGCGGAGGCGGAGAAGGACCCGGAGGTGCGGGCCGTGGTGGTCACGGGCGCGGGCAAGGGGTTCTGCTCGGGGGCGGACTTCAAGGCGTTGTCCGCGATCCGGAGCGGCTCCTACGACGAGGAGCCCGACCCCCGGCCGAACACGTTCCCGGCGACCATCGGCAAGCCGATCATCGCCGCCGTCAACGGGGCCTGCGCGGGGCTGGGCATGGTGCACGCGCTGGTCTGCGACCTCGTGTTCACCGCCGCGGAGGCCAAGTGGACCACCGCGTTCCCGCGCCGCGGGCTGATCGCGGAGTACGGGCTGTCCTGGGTGCTGCCCAGGATCATGGGGCAGCAGCGGGCCATGGACATCCTGCTGTCCGGGCGGGTGTTCACCGGGGCCGAGGCGTACGAGCTGGGGCTGGTGAACCGGGTGGTGCCGGGCGAGTCGGTCGTTCCCGAGGCTCAGGCGTACGCGCGGGAGCTCGCGGCCTACAGCTCGCCCGCGTCGATGGCGGTGATCAAGCGGCAGGTGTGGCACGACTGGGACACCACCCTGGAGGCCTCGTCCGCGGCGGCCGTCCAGGAGATGGTCGCCTCCTTCGGCCGCCCGGACTTCGCGGAGGGCGTCGCGAGCTTCCTGGAGCGCCGCCCGCCGAACTTCCCGCCCCTCTGA
- the galK gene encoding galactokinase encodes MRVVEAFSTAYGTSPQTVWHAPGRVNLIGEHTDYNDGFVLPFAVPWGVTAAITPRSDGTIRLLSLQSPGEPVTLASHDASEGWTRYVVGVFAMLGDRVAGADIVIDGDIPAGAGLSSSAALEVSIASALNDLHDLGMTPMEIALLSQKAENDFVGMPCGIMDQAASALCQEGHALFLDCRSLGSRNIPLDLASHGLSMLIIDTQAHHEHASGEYAKRRAECESAARKLGVPALRDVTDLAAALDQLQGDERKRTMHVVTENHRVEALIGLLRAGAVAEIGAILNASHLSLRDQYEVSSPELDVAVEAAIRGGARGARMTGGGFGGSAIALVPLERLSSVEEAVSNAFAEHGFQAPRFLPATLAQGAHRVA; translated from the coding sequence ATGCGCGTTGTTGAAGCTTTTTCTACCGCTTACGGTACGTCCCCCCAGACCGTCTGGCATGCGCCCGGACGGGTCAACCTGATCGGTGAGCACACCGACTACAACGACGGCTTCGTCCTGCCCTTCGCCGTGCCGTGGGGCGTCACGGCCGCGATCACCCCGCGCTCGGACGGCACCATCCGGCTCCTGTCGCTCCAGTCCCCCGGCGAGCCCGTCACGCTGGCGAGCCACGACGCCTCGGAGGGCTGGACCCGCTACGTCGTCGGCGTCTTCGCCATGCTGGGCGACCGCGTGGCAGGCGCGGACATCGTCATCGACGGCGACATCCCGGCGGGCGCCGGCCTGAGCTCCAGCGCCGCTCTCGAGGTGTCCATCGCCTCCGCCCTCAACGACCTGCACGACCTGGGCATGACGCCGATGGAGATCGCCCTGCTCAGCCAGAAGGCCGAGAACGACTTCGTCGGCATGCCCTGCGGCATCATGGACCAGGCCGCCTCGGCGCTCTGCCAGGAGGGCCACGCGCTGTTCCTCGACTGCCGCTCGCTCGGCTCCAGGAACATCCCGCTCGACCTGGCCTCCCACGGGCTGAGCATGCTCATCATCGACACGCAGGCGCACCACGAGCACGCGAGCGGTGAGTACGCCAAGCGCCGCGCGGAGTGCGAGTCGGCGGCCCGCAAGCTCGGCGTCCCGGCCCTGCGCGACGTCACGGACCTGGCGGCGGCCCTCGATCAGCTCCAGGGGGACGAGCGCAAGCGCACGATGCACGTGGTCACGGAGAACCACCGCGTGGAGGCCCTCATCGGCCTCCTGCGCGCCGGCGCCGTCGCCGAGATCGGCGCCATCCTGAACGCCTCGCACCTGTCGCTGCGGGACCAGTACGAGGTGTCGTCGCCGGAGCTGGACGTGGCGGTGGAGGCCGCCATCCGGGGCGGGGCGCGCGGCGCCCGGATGACGGGCGGCGGCTTCGGCGGCTCCGCCATCGCCCTGGTGCCGCTGGAGCGCCTGTCGAGTGTCGAGGAGGCGGTGTCCAACGCGTTCGCCGAGCACGGCTTCCAGGCCCCCCGCTTCCTCCCGGCCACCCTCGCCCAGGGCGCGCACCGCGTGGCGTGA